A section of the Oncorhynchus tshawytscha isolate Ot180627B linkage group LG09, Otsh_v2.0, whole genome shotgun sequence genome encodes:
- the nrgna gene encoding neurogranin (protein kinase C substrate, RC3) a translates to MECLNDGCPKTHEEDIMDIPLDDPEANKAAAKIQASFRGHMTRKKMKEDKPREEKRQEQK, encoded by the exons ATGGAATGTCTAAAT GACGGGTGTCCCAAGACCCACGAGGAGGACATCATGGACATCCCCTTGGATGACCCCGAGGCCAACAAGGCTGCTGCCAAGATCCAGGCCAGCTTCCGTGGTCACATGACTCGCAAGAAAATGAAGGAAGACAAACCCAGGGAGGAG AAGCGACAGGAGCagaagtag